The genomic stretch CGCAGCCGTGGGTCTTGGCGCCGGTGCTCATCAGTTCGCCCGAGCAGGAGCCCGGTGCGCAGGAGGCGTCGCAGACCATGATGCCGCCCTTGGGCGCATTGTCGATGGCGTTGTGGTAGACGTCCTGCGGCTCGCCCTTGCGGTCGGATGGTTCGAACAGGACGGTGACGGCCGGGCCGCAGACCACGTCGCCGGGCGCAAGCGCGCCGAGCAGCGAAATGCCTTCCAGGCAGCCCCACAGTCCGAGCGCTTCCATGCTGTCATGGATATCGCCGGAATACCATTTCTTCAGACGCTCGATTGCCTCCCAGTCGGTGTCCGAATAGTCGAAGTCGGCCATTTCATTCCTCTTTTCTGGCTTTTTTCTGGTTTGATTTCTCGATCGCCTGCCGCAGGTAATCCGCGGAATTGTCGATCTGCGCGCGCAGCAGCGCCTTGGATCCGGCCTTGTCGCGGGCCCTGATCAGGTCGAAAATGCTGGCGTGTTCGGCATAGGCCTCGTCAAGCGATTTGGTCGGCACGCGGCTCGAGATGTGCATCACCTCGTTGATGAGGCCGGAGAGATTGTCATAGATGTGCTGCAGCACCTGATTGTCGGTCGCGTGCACCAGCGCGAGGTGAAAGGCGGCATCGGCATTGACGAAGCCGGAGAAGTCGCCCTCGTCGCGGGCCGTGCGCATGTCCGCCAGTGCGGCTTCTATCGCCGGCGTCACCGGGTCTTCTCGGTCCGTCAGCATTTCCAGAACCTCGGCCTCGATCATCCGGCGCACGCCCATGAGCTGGAGCAGGTAGTCGGGATCGGTGGAAAAACGCTGGCGTACGGTGACGGCCAGCGTCTCAAGATAGCCGTCGACGTCGTCGCGCACCACTTCCGTGCGCTCACCGTGGCGGCGGCGCACCAGGCCCTTGGTCTCAAGCACCTGGATCGCCTCGCGCACGGATCGGGTGGAAACGCCGAACTCATTGGCGATGGCGCTTTCGGAGTCGAGCCGGTCGCCGACCTTGAGCTCGCCGTTGAGAATGCGGCTCTCAAGAATGGACGATACTTCCGAATGCAGCCGCTCGCGTCGCTTCAGCAGTCCGCCATTCGCTTTTTCGGCATCGGTTCTCATCATGCGTTCCATGTCCTTTCGCTCGGTTGACAATACTTATGTCATGAGTCATAAGTCAAGTGTTATGTCGCTGCGGGGTCGCTCATGAAGCGGGTTCGAAGAAAGACTCACAACGGGAGGTAGATATGAAATCCACTCTGAAGACACTTGTCCACACAACGGTTGCCGCTGCGGCCCTCCTCGGGCTTGCGGGCGCTGCCCATGCCGAATGGCCGGAGCGCGCCGTCACGGTGATCGTGCCGTGGTCCGCCGGCGGCGGAACCGACGCCACCGCGCGCGCCGTTGCCGCGGATCTGGAAGAAAAATTCGGCCAGCCCTTCAATGTCGTCAACCGCACCGGCGGCGGCGGTCTTGTCGGCCATTCGGCCATCGCCAACGCCAAGGCGGACGGCTACACGATCGGCGTCATCACCATTGAAAGCACGATGTACGAAACGCAGGGCCTGCCGGGCGTCAATCCGGACAGCTACGACTATATCGGCCGCTACAATGCCGACGCGATCGGCATCAACGTTCAGGCCGACGCCGGTTATGACGGCGTGCAGGCGCTGATCGACGACGTCAAGGCCAATCCCGGCAAGATCACCGCGTCGGGCGCGAACCGCGGCGGCCTGTCTCACCTTGCCTGGGCCGGGCTTCTCAACAAGCTCGACATTGCCCCGGACGCGAGCCCCTGGGTTGCCTCCGACGGATCTGCGCCCGCGCTGCAGCAGCTTGCCGCCGGCGCCATCGATGTGGTCTCCACATCCCCTGCGGAAGCCCGCTCGCTGGTCGAGGCCGGCGAAGTGGCGACGCTGGCTCTGATCGCCGACGAGCGCAGCCCGCTCTTCCCCGATATCCCGACCACGACCGAGGCGCTTGACGTCCAGTGGTCGCCGATGCCGTTCCGCGGCCTTGCGGGCCCTGCCGGCCTTCCGGCCGAAACGGTCGAGAAGCTCGAGGCAGCGCTTCAGGAAATCTGCGATGACCCGGATTTCCAGAAGTTCATGTCGTCGCGCGGCTTCTCGGTCGCCTATCAGGATTCCGCCACCTTCAAACAGACGGTTTACAACGACTATGAGGGCCTTGCCGAGACCATGAAGGTTCTGGGTCTGGCGAAGTAGCGCCGTCGGAGTGGACTGACATGAAAATCAGCGACCGGATTACCGGGCCCGCTTTGTCGCTCTTCGGAGCGGCCGTGATCGTGGGGGCGACAAGGCTCCCCACGGTTCCGGGCGTGCGCTTCGGTGCGGACCTCATGCCCATGCTGGTGGGCATCGGCTTTATCGGGCTCGGCATTGCCATCAGCATGGGCGCCTTCATCGCCGGCGGCGGGCAGAAACTCATCGACCTTTCCGAATGGCATGTGCCGATGCGCAAGAAACTGGCGGCCGTCTGGACGCTTGCCGGCCTCGTGCTCGGCATCTTCCTGTTCGAAACCGTGGGCTTTCCGCTCTACGCCTTCATCTACATGGCCGTATTGATGCTGCTGATGGGCGCGTCCTGGATGGTCACGGTAATCGTCAGCCCGACGGTCGTGCTTCTTCTCTATGTCGGCTTTTCAAAAGGCCTGCTGGTGCCGCTTCCCGCCGGCCTTCTGGGAGGGATATTGTCATGAGTGCCGATACGCTGCTTCAGGCTCTTTCGATCGTCTTCCAGGTGGATGTGCTGCTCGCCATCCTGCTCGGCGCTGTCTACGGGCTTTTCATCGGCGCGTTGCCGGGGCTGACGGCGACCATGTCGACCGCCCTTCTGGTGCCGGTCACCTTCTACATGGCGCCCGTGCCGGCGATCGCGTTGATCGTCTCATCGACGGCCATGGCGATCTCGGCCGGCGACATGCCGGGCACGCTCCTGCGCATTCCCGGAACACCGGCATCGGCCGCCTATACCGACGAATCCTATCAGATGACGCTGAAGGGCAAGGCGTCGACCGCGCTTTCCATCGGCTTCTTCTTTTCCGCCATGGGCGGCCTTGTCGGCGCCACCGTCCTGCTCGTCACCGGCCCGCTGCTGGCGAAGATCTCTCTCAATTTCTCCAGCTTCGAGTTCTTCTGGCTGGCCGTGCTCGGTCTTCTGACCTGCGCGCTGGTCTCGGGCAGCGATGCGGCGCGCGGCTTCACCTCGCTTCTGATCGGGTTGCTGATCTCCACGGTCGGGCTTGACATCACCACCGGCGCGCCACGCTTCGTCTTCGGACAGATGGAGCTGATGGGCGGGGTCTCCTTCATTCCCGTCATGATCGGCATGTTCGCCTTCTCCGAGATCCTGCGCGGCTTCACCACCGGCCAGACCGGCGGTGCGGAGATGCCGAAGCTTGGAAAGATCGTACCGTTTCAGGGCATATTCGGCCTGTTCCGCAAATATCCCTTCTCCTTCCTGCGCGGTGCCTCGCTCGGCACGGCCGTCGGCGCGCTGCCGGGCATCGGCGGCGATCTCGCCGCCTGGATAGCCTACGGCATGTCCAAGCGGTTCTCCAAGACGCCGGAGAAATACGGAACCGGTCATCCGGAGGGGCTGATCGAGTCGACCTCGTCGAACAATGCCGGGCTTTCCAGCGCCTGGATCCCGGCGCTCGTCTTCGGCATCCCGGGCGACGCCGTCACCGCCATTGCCGTCGGCGTCCTGTTCATGAAGGGCGTCAATCCGGGCCCGCGGCTGTTCGTCGAAAACCCGTCCATGCCGACCGCGATCATCCTTTGCTTCTTCGTTGCCAACCTGCTGCTGTTTCCGCTGGGTTACGTCGCGATCAAGCTTGCCCGCCACGTTCTTTCGGTCCCGCGCTCGGTGATCGTGCCGATCATTCTGGTGTGCTGCTTCCTCGGCTCCTATGCGGTGAACAACACGCTGTTCGGCGTTTGGGTCATGCTGATTGCAGGCGTCGTAGGCTATCTGATGGAACGCAACGGCTTTCCGATCGCCCCCGTCATTCTGGGGCTTGTTCTGGGGCCGGTGCTGGAACGCAACTTCATCATGTCGATGCAGATATCGGGCGGCGATCTTCTGGGCTTCTTCGAGCGCCCCATCGCCGCCTTCCTCGGCGTTGCCGTCTGCCTGATCCTGGTCGCGACCGCGCTTCGCTCGATCCTCTACTTCCGGCGCGGCGCGGCGGACGAAAAAGACGCGGTTCAAAACCCGCAATGAATTCAATCCGGCGGGTGCGCCGCCAATTCAAACTCTCCCCTTCTGAAAGGACGAAAAACCATGGACAAGATGTTCTCCGTTGAAGGTCGCATCATCGTCGTCACGGGCGGGCTGGGCCAGCTCGGCACCCAGTTTTCGAAGTCGCTGGCAGAGGCCGGCGCCAAGGTCGCCATCTACTCGCGCCGACCTTTCTCGAAGGCTCAGATCGCGGAAAAATTTCCCGGCCTTGAGGATCGGATCAAGGTCTATGAAGCCTCGGTCACCGACAAGGCGGCGCTTCAGGCCGCGACCGATCAGCTGATCGCCGACTGGGGCGTGCCGCATGTTCTCGTCAACAATGCCGGCATTGATTCCAAGCCCGACGGCGCGGCCGACCAGAACGCGCCTTTCGAGGACTACCCCCAGAAATACTGGGACGAGATCATCGACACCAATCTGACCGGTGTGATGCTGACCAGCCAGGTCGTCGGCACCAAGATGGCCGAGAAGGAACGCGGCTCGATCATCAATGTCGGCTCGATGTACGGCATGGTGTCGCCCAACCAGGCGCTTTATGCCTACCGGCTGGAGCGCGACGGCGTGCCCTTCGTCAAGGCCGTTTCCTATGCAGCTTCCAAGTCGGGCCTTTTGAACCTGACGCGCTATCTCGCAACCTATTGGGCGCCGAAGAAAGTCCGCTGCAATATCATCTCGTTTGGCGGCGTGAAGACCGGTTCCTACGACAAGGAATTCATCGATGCGTTTCTGGAGCGCGTGCCGCTCGGCCGCCAGGCCGAGGTCGACGAATATAACGGCGTGATCCGCTTCCTCGCCTCCGATGCCTCGTCCTACATGACCGGTTCGAACGTCGTCGTCGACGGCGGCTTCACGGCCTGGTAGGCGCACGATCTCTCCTTGTGATCGCGACAGGGCGGCTCCGTCGATGGGCCGCCCCGTTTCTTGTCGAAGCCGAAGGCAGGCCTATCCGAGTTCGAGACTGGTGACGGCGAAGACGCCGGCTATGTGCAGGGCAGGCGGGGTTCCGCGATACATCCGCGCGGTCTCGAAGCCGCGGACAAGGCCGGCAGCCTCCAGCCAGGCGATGAAGCCAAGCTGGATCAGCGGTACGTCGATATCGACCCGCTCGCTGCCGATATCGGCGACAAGCCCCGCCAGAAGCGCCTTCGCCGCCTGCGGCGTCTTGGCAAAGAGCGGGCCGATCTTCGAGCCGTCCCGACATTGTCGCGCAGCGCCATAGCCGAAGATCTCGCCGTCCTTCTCGATTAGTCGCGCGCTCGTCGCTGCCGCAAGCCAGGCGCCGAGAAAGGCCTTCCGGGGCGCGGGGAAGAAGGCCGCGTCGAAAGCGGCGATGCGTTCCAGGTCCGTGTCGCAGGCCTTGCGGGTTTCGGCATGGCCGGCGCAGTGCGCGGCATCGATCACGCCGCTCCAGCGCGCCGTGCCGTAATCGGCGGCAAAGCCCATCCGGGCGTAGTTCGGCTGTTGCTCCGGCACCCCGTCAAGCCCGATCGTGCGGCCCTCGAGATAGGCCATTGCGCGTTCCCAGACCAGCCGCCCATAACCTTTGCCGCGCATATCCTTTCGGGTGATGTAGAGGCCGACGAAGCCGAAACCGTCGCTGTAGGCAATGGCGGAAATGCCGGAGACCATGGTCCCCTCGACAAAACAGCCGAAGAATCCCGCGGGGTCTGCCGCCCGGAACGGAGCAGCATCGCCGAGCCCGGGGTTCCAGCCTTCGGCCGCCGCCCAGTCGAGAAGCGTTTCGATTTCGGCAAGGTCCAGGACGCGAATTTCGGGCTGCATGGCGGAAGTGTCCTGTTATGGCGCCCGTCGTTCTCGCACGCCGGGTTTCTGGCTGGAGCATACGACCGGCGCGAGGGCATGGAAAGCACGATTACGCTTGGCTCCGGGGGGCGGCCCGTGCGGCGCCACCGTTTCATTCGCCCCAACGTCGAACCAGATCGCTATCGATGCCGAGGAGATCGAGCGCGCGCGCCACCGTCTGGGTCACCATGTCATCGAGGTTTTTCGGCCTCGTGTAGAAGGCGGGCACCGGCGGCATGATGATCGCGCCGGCTTCCGTTGCCTGGGTCATGGCGCGCAAATGGCCGAGGTGGAGCGGCGTCTCGCGCACCATCAGCACCAGTCGTCGGCGATCCTTGAGCATGACATCTGCGGCGCGGCTCAGGAGCCCCGCCGTTACGCCCGTGGCGATCTCGGACAGGCTGCGGACCGAGCATGGGGCGACCAGCATCCCCATCGTGCGGAAGGAGCCGCTCGCAATCGCCGCGCCGATATCGTCGGGCGCATAGACGACGTCGGCCATCGCATGGACGTCGGCAACGCCAAGATCGCTTTCGTGGCCAAGCGTGACTTCCGCCGACGCCGTCATCACAAGGTGTGTCTCGATATTGAGCCCGCGCAGAATTTGCAGGGCGCGGAGCCCGTAGATGACGCCGGAGGCGCCGCTGATTCCGATGACAAGACGCTTTTGCTGGAGATTGTCCATATTGTCGGTCCTGAACAGGGCGACGACATGCCGCCATTGCCGCAGACCATAGCCGATCGGCGATGAGGCCAGAATGGCGTATGTCAGGACCTCGCCACATTTGGCAATTTGGCTGAGATAGGGTCGGCGCATCCCGATCACGCTTTTTTGAAGACGCCTCGCCCGGGCGGCGTGATAGCTCTTCGTCTTGGAGGTGTATTTCGGAGAGGGGTGCGCGCAAGCAGCAATATTTCAAGACTGGCCGAAATTGCATTCTTCAAATTGCGCGAATCCTGCCGTTTCCGTTCGATTCGGACGCATCGCGCTTTCAATCTCTGGTGTTCATATAGTATGCGGCGCTCCGCCTGCGGTGAAGCCGAAGGCTTTCCGGGGCCGCGATGCCAATTGGGTAGCGCTGTCAGCGAAGTCGTTGTTGTCAGACAACAATTTATGCTTTTTTTCGGGGAACCAAACGTGTTACGCGGACGTTTCAGCTAACGTTCATAAATGACCATTCAAAGTTGAGCGTCGCTTTCGGGCAGCCCGCCGAAGACATGATCGGGCTGCGATGCACGGGAGAAAAATGCCGGTTTGTCGCTCCTGGGAGTGCTTCGGCCAAGATCGGATTTGGTAGACGTTGAAGAATATCAGACTGTTTTCATGTTCATGCCATCATGAGCTCAGGTTCGGGACCAAGACCTGTTCCTACTGCTTCAGGCCCACCCCTTTCTACAACCGCAAACCATTCTGGATTGTACTTGTGCTGGTGGTCCTGGTCGTGCTGCTGGGCATGATCGGAGTCGATTTCGACCAGCTGCTGTTGCCGTCTTCCGACGTCGCGGATTCCGGTTCCTGAGCGTAGTCTCCGCGGCGGCCTTGCCGTCAGGGCAGCAGGCCGCGTCCGCGCAGCATGGCATCCGGGCTCGGCATCTTGCCCCTGAAGGCGCGATAGGCTTCCCCGGCGCGAACCGATCCGCCCCGCGACAGGATTGTCGTCCTCAGACGTTCGGCCTGTTGCGGATCAAACACGTCGCCCGTCTCATCGAAGGCCTCGAAAGCGTCGGCGTCGAGCACTTCCGACCACATGTAGGAATAGTAGCCGGCCGCATAGCCGTCTCCGGCGAAGATATGCAGGAAGTGCGGTATGGCATGGCGCATGGCGATCGCCTTCGGCATGCCGATGGCGTTCAGCACGCCGTCCTGGAAGGCGACAGGGTCCACCGGCGGCGTTGCTGCCGTATGCAGATGCATGTCGACAAGCGCGCAGGCGGTGTATTCCACGGTCGAGAAGGCCTGATTGAAGTTTGCCGCCTTGAGCACCTTCTCCATCAGGGCGTCAGGCATGGCCTCGCCGGTGCGGTGGTGAAGTGCGTAGGCGCGCAGGATGTCGGGCACGGTCAGCCAGTGCTCGTAGAGCTGCGAGGGCAGTTCCACGAAATCCCGGTCGACGCCCGTGCCTGAGACGGACGGATAGGTCACGTCGGACAGCATGCCGTGAAGCGCGTGGCCGAACTCGTGAAACAGCGTGTGCGCGTCATCGAGCGACAGAAGCGCCGGCTTGCCTTCGGCCGGCTTGGCAAAATTGCAGACATTGATGACGATCGGCAATTCGCCCTTGCTGCCGTTCGGCAGCGTCAGCTTGTGCTGGCTTTGCAGGGCGTTCATCCAGGCCCCGGAACGCTTGGTCGCGCGGTTGAAATAGTCGCCGAGGAAGATGGCGAAGGCCTCATCCTTGTCGTCGCGGATCTCGTAGACGCGGACATCGGGGTGATAGGCGACGATATCCGGGCGGTGGACAGCGTTGATGCCGAACAGCCGTCCGGCCACCGCGAAACAGGCTTCGAGAATCTTCTCCAGCTGCAGATAGGGTTTCACCTCGCTCTCGGAGAAGGCGAATTTCCGGGTCCTGAGCTTTTCGGCGTAATAGCGCCAGTCCCAGGCCTCGATATCGTGGTTTTCTCCCTCCTCGGCGACCAGCGCCTGAAGTTCCTTCTCGTCTTCGCCCGCAGCCTCCACGGCCTTTTCCCAGACATCCATCAAGAGCGTGTCCACCGCGTCCGCCGTCTTCGCCATGGTGTTGTCGAGCTTCAGGGCTGCGAAGTTCTCGTACCCGAGCAGCTTCGCCTTTTCGGCCCTCAGCGCCAGCGTCTCCTTCATCACGTCGCGGTTGTCATGTTCGCCGCCCGACAGGCCGCGCGCGGACCAGGCGCGGAAGGCCTTTTCGCGCAGGTCCCGGCGCGACGACAGGGTGAGGAAAGGCTCCACGATCGAACGTGACAACGTCACCGCATGGGCTTCGGGCCGTCCGCGCTCGGCAGCAGCGCCCGCCATGGCGTCGGTCAGGAAATCGGGAAGGCCGGCAAGCTCATCTTCCCCGGTGAGGAACATGACCCATTCGCTCTCGTCGGCGAGCACGTTCTGGCCGAACTGCGTTCCGAGCTCGGCGAGGCGTCCATTGATTGCGGCAAGTCGTTGCTGTTCGTTGCCGCCAAGCTGCGCGCCGCTGCGCACGAGCCCTTTCCAGTGGCGCTCAAGCACGATTGTCTGTTCCTCGCTCAGGCCAAGCGACTGCCGCTCCTGCCAGAGCGCGTCGATGCGGGAGAACAGCGCCTTGTTGGCGCCGATCTTCGAATAATGCGCGGAAAGCTTCGGCGCGATCGCGCGCTCCAGCGCCTGGATCGCCGGGTTGGTATCGGCGCCGGCGCGGGTGAAGAAGATAGCCGCCACCCGCGACAGCGCGTCGCCGGCGACTTCCAGGGCTTCCACCGTATTGACGAAGCTTGGCGCTTCGGAATTTCCAGCAATCGCGTCGATCTCGGCGAGATGGTCGGCCATGGCCCGCTCGAAGGCGGGCGCGAAGTCCTCGTCCGATATCCGGTCGAAATGGGGCAGGCCCAGAGCCCCGTCCCAGGTCGTCAGTGCCGGATTGCGTTCTTTTGCGTCTGCCATTGCCGTCATTCCCGTTCTCATGCCTGTCCGCAAGCGCGGTTTTTCGATGTGTGAGCCATCGCCGGGCTTCTGACAAGAGGCTGTCTGGCTGCGACGGAAAAAAGCAGGGCTTGATGATTGCCAGACAAGATAGTAAGCAAAGCTTATTAAATTGCAATTGCCGGATTTTCGATGGATAGCGAGATCAGCGCCGACCGCCTTGGCTTCCTCCTGACGGATGTCGCACGCCTGTTCCGCGCCGCGTTCGAGCGCAGGATCGGCGCCGCGGGCCTTGGCGTCACACCGGGCGAGGCGCGCGCGCTTTCGCGCATTGCCGCGCGCAAGGGCGCCAGGCAAAGCGAGATCGCCGAGGAACTCGGTATCGAGCCGATGACGCTCTCGCGCTACCTTGATCGGTTGGAAAAGGCGGGGCTGATCGAAAGGCGTTCCGATCCAAGCGACGGCCGGGCGAAATGCATTCACACCACCAGGCGCGCGGGCGCGGTTTTATCCGCGATCCGGCGCCACTCCGATGAACTGATCGAAGAGGTTGAGGCGGGCCTTTCCGACCAAGAGAAACAGATGCTGCGAACCGCGCTGAAGATCATGCGCGGCAATTTCTCGCAGCGCTTGCAGGAATGACCATGACCGACGGAATGACCCAGCCGGCGCCCACGATGAGCGAGCGACGCTCAAGCCTGATCGGCGCGATGATGACCATGCTCGGTCCGTTCTCGCTCGCCATCTATACCCCCGCCATGCCGACGCTCGCCATCGCCTTCGACACGACGGATGCGGCGATCAAGCTGTCGCTGTCCGTCTTCTTCGGCGGATTTGCCTTCGCGATGCTTGTCGCCGGGCCGCTTGCCGATGCCTTCGGGCGCAGAAAGACGGCGATCGGGTTTCTGATGGTCTACATGATCGGCAGTCTCCTTGCCGTCTTCGCCTGGGATGTGAACACGCTTCTCCTCGGACGGCTGGTCCAGGGGATCGGAGCCTCGGCCGGGCTGACGGTCGGGCGCGCCATTGTCCGCGACCAGTTTACCGGCGAGCCCGCGGCCCGCATCATGAACATGATCGGCATCGTGCTCGCCGTGGGGCCGGCAATCGCACCCACGATCGGAGGCCTCATCCTGTCCGTCTTCGACTGGAAGGCGATATTCCTGACAATGGCGGGTTTCGGCGCGGTCAGCACCGCCGTCCTCGTCACCATGATGTCCGAAACCGTTGTGCCCGATCGAAAGAAGGCGCGGCCGCTGCCATTGCTGAAGGCCTATGGCCGGCTTCTGGCAAGCGGGCGGTTCATGGCCGCATCGCTTCTGATTGCCTCCTCGGCCGGCACGCTTTACGCGCTGGCCTCGATCCTGCCTTTCGTACTGATCAAGGTCGCCGGCCTCACGCCGTCGCAATACGGCATGGGCATGCTGCTGCAGACCGGATCCTATTTCGTCGGTTCTGTGGTGTTTCGCTTTGCTCTTGGCCGGTTTTCGTCCCGTTCCCTGGTCAGGGTCGGGCTGCTCTTCATCGCTCTCGGGGCTTCCTCTATCGCTCTTTCCGTCGAATTCCTGCCGATCAGCTACCTTTCGGTCATGCTTCCGGTCGCAAGCTTCGCCTTCGGCATCGCCTTCGTCATGCCCTACACGATGAACGCCGCGCTGCTGCCGTTCCCGGCAATCGCCGGCTCGGCCTCCGCGCTGATGGGCTTCATGCAGATGGGCGCAGGCCTTGTCACCGGCATCATTGCAGCGGCGATCGGCTCGCCCGTTTTCGCCATTCAGGTCGTCGTCCCGACAATGGGCGCGATTGCGGTCTTGAGCTATGTCTCGCTCTGTTTCGCCGAACGCCCGCATCTTGCGGTCACACACGAAGCCGCGGAGGATGACATCCAAGCCTCCGAACCGCTTGCCTGACATCCGAAAGGCCCATCGCGGCACACTGCCGAACGGACGCGACATCTTTCAAGAAGAAAAGCGGAGCCGATGGCCCCGCTTTTCTCCAGATCCAGGCGTCTGATCGCGAGATCAGCCGTTGTCGCGCTTGGCAAGGGTCCTGAGGCGCAGCGCGTTCAGCTTGATGAAGCCGGCAGCGTCCTTCTGGTCGTAGGCGCCGTGGTCGTCCTCGAAGGTGACGAGCGATTCGGAATAGAGCGACTTGTCGCTTTCGCGGCCGGTGACGATGACATTGCCCTTGTAGAGCTTCAGCGTCACTTCGCCTTCCACATGTTCCTGGCTCTTGTCGATGGCGGCCTGCAGCATGTAGCGTTCAGGCGAGAACCAGAATCCGTAATAGATCAGCTCCGCATATTTCGGCATCAGCTCGTCCTTGAGGTGCGCGGCGCCCCGGTCAAGCGTGATGGACTCCATGGCGCGATGCGCTGCGAGCAGAATGGTGCCGCCGGGCGTTTCGTAAACGCCGCGCGACTTCATGCCGACAAAGCGGTTCTCGACCAGGTCAAGACGGCCGATTCCGTTGTCGCGGCCATAATCATTGAGTTTTGCGAGCAGTGTTGCCGGGCTCAGCCTTTCGCCGTTGATGGAGACGGCATCGCCCTTCTCGAAACCGATCTTGATGATGGTCGCCTTGTCGGGGGCAGCTTCCGGCGAGACGGTGCGCATATGCACATATTCCGGCGCCTCGATGGCCGGATCTTCCAGCACGCGGCCTTCCGAGGAGGAGTGGAGCAGGTTGGCGTCGACGGAGAAGGGCGCTTCGCCGCGCTTGTTCTTGGCAATCTGGATCTGGTGCCGTTCGGCAAATTCCAGAAGGTCGGTGCGGCTCTTGAAGGTCCAGTCGCGCCAGGGCGCGATGATCTTGATGTCGGGGTTCAGCGCGTAGGCCGAAAGCTCGAAACGGACCTGGTCATTGCCCTTTCCGGTCGCGCCGTGGGCGATCGCGTCGGCGCCGGTTTCCCTTGCGATCTCGATCAGGCGCTTGGAAATCAGCGGCCGGGCGATCGAGGTGCCGAGCAGGTAGACGCCTTCATAGACGGCGTTGGCGCGGAACATCGGGAAGACGAAGTCGCGGACGAATTCCTCGCGCACATCCTCAATGAAGATTTCCTTCACGCCGGCCTGCTCGGCCTTCAGGCGGGCAGGCTCCAGTTCCTCGCCCTGGCCGAGATCGGCGGTGAAGGTCACGACTTCAGCGCCGAATTCCGTCTGGAGCCATTTGAGGATGATCGAGGTGTCGAGGCCGCCGGAATAGGCGAGCACGACCTTCTTGACGTCTTTGTGCGTTGCCATTGTCTTAATCAAGTCCATCTGCTGTTTGGCATGTTTCGAGCCGTTTTAGCGGCTTTGCCGCGCCACGCAAGGAAAACCCGTGCGGGACATGACTTTCCGTCCTCCCTCGGGCCAATTTGCAGATTGACAGGGCAGTGCAACTCGAAAACAGTCGGTCAAGGACATGCGCGTGCTTCGCCGAAGCCTGCATGCGCGAATGAAAAGGGCCGGGTGTTTCCGCGAGGCGACCTTGGCCCGGCGGCGGCAAAGACCGTCTGACGACAATGGGAGGAAGGCCATGAGCCAGAAGAAAGCGTTGCATCCTGCTCTTGAGGAGGGCAATTCCGCCGTCATCACCGGCGGCGCCTCGGGCATCGGTTTTGCCGCTGCCAAGGCCTTCATCGGCCTCGGCATGAATGTGATGATCGCCGACATGAAGAGCGAGAAGCTGAAGGCAGCGGGCGCGGAACTGGCGGCCCTCGCCGAGAAGAAGGGCGTGAAGGCGCTGGCGCAGGCCGCCGATGTCTCCGACCTTTCGGCCCTGGAAGAACTCGAATGCGCCGCCGTCCAGGCCTTCGGCAAGGTGCACGTGCTGATGAACAATGCCGGCATCCAGCCGGCGACCGATATTCTCGGCAAGCAGATGCCCTGGGACCGGATCATCGACGTCAATCTTCTGGGTGTGATCAACGGCACGCGCATCTTCACGCCCGGCAT from Martelella sp. AD-3 encodes the following:
- a CDS encoding tripartite tricarboxylate transporter TctB family protein, translating into MKISDRITGPALSLFGAAVIVGATRLPTVPGVRFGADLMPMLVGIGFIGLGIAISMGAFIAGGGQKLIDLSEWHVPMRKKLAAVWTLAGLVLGIFLFETVGFPLYAFIYMAVLMLLMGASWMVTVIVSPTVVLLLYVGFSKGLLVPLPAGLLGGILS
- a CDS encoding tripartite tricarboxylate transporter substrate binding protein; its protein translation is MKSTLKTLVHTTVAAAALLGLAGAAHAEWPERAVTVIVPWSAGGGTDATARAVAADLEEKFGQPFNVVNRTGGGGLVGHSAIANAKADGYTIGVITIESTMYETQGLPGVNPDSYDYIGRYNADAIGINVQADAGYDGVQALIDDVKANPGKITASGANRGGLSHLAWAGLLNKLDIAPDASPWVASDGSAPALQQLAAGAIDVVSTSPAEARSLVEAGEVATLALIADERSPLFPDIPTTTEALDVQWSPMPFRGLAGPAGLPAETVEKLEAALQEICDDPDFQKFMSSRGFSVAYQDSATFKQTVYNDYEGLAETMKVLGLAK
- a CDS encoding RraA family protein, which gives rise to MADFDYSDTDWEAIERLKKWYSGDIHDSMEALGLWGCLEGISLLGALAPGDVVCGPAVTVLFEPSDRKGEPQDVYHNAIDNAPKGGIMVCDASCAPGSCSGELMSTGAKTHGCAATVVNGTVRDLAQVRALGYPLFGTMPSPIGVTGKKEPKKSQVPLKIGKATVKPGDVIFGDIDGVVVIPKEHVKAVADQADALGKEEATNRDRILAGEKLQAIWPAE
- a CDS encoding FadR/GntR family transcriptional regulator → MMRTDAEKANGGLLKRRERLHSEVSSILESRILNGELKVGDRLDSESAIANEFGVSTRSVREAIQVLETKGLVRRRHGERTEVVRDDVDGYLETLAVTVRQRFSTDPDYLLQLMGVRRMIEAEVLEMLTDREDPVTPAIEAALADMRTARDEGDFSGFVNADAAFHLALVHATDNQVLQHIYDNLSGLINEVMHISSRVPTKSLDEAYAEHASIFDLIRARDKAGSKALLRAQIDNSADYLRQAIEKSNQKKARKEE
- a CDS encoding tripartite tricarboxylate transporter permease, whose amino-acid sequence is MSADTLLQALSIVFQVDVLLAILLGAVYGLFIGALPGLTATMSTALLVPVTFYMAPVPAIALIVSSTAMAISAGDMPGTLLRIPGTPASAAYTDESYQMTLKGKASTALSIGFFFSAMGGLVGATVLLVTGPLLAKISLNFSSFEFFWLAVLGLLTCALVSGSDAARGFTSLLIGLLISTVGLDITTGAPRFVFGQMELMGGVSFIPVMIGMFAFSEILRGFTTGQTGGAEMPKLGKIVPFQGIFGLFRKYPFSFLRGASLGTAVGALPGIGGDLAAWIAYGMSKRFSKTPEKYGTGHPEGLIESTSSNNAGLSSAWIPALVFGIPGDAVTAIAVGVLFMKGVNPGPRLFVENPSMPTAIILCFFVANLLLFPLGYVAIKLARHVLSVPRSVIVPIILVCCFLGSYAVNNTLFGVWVMLIAGVVGYLMERNGFPIAPVILGLVLGPVLERNFIMSMQISGGDLLGFFERPIAAFLGVAVCLILVATALRSILYFRRGAADEKDAVQNPQ
- a CDS encoding GNAT family N-acetyltransferase — protein: MQPEIRVLDLAEIETLLDWAAAEGWNPGLGDAAPFRAADPAGFFGCFVEGTMVSGISAIAYSDGFGFVGLYITRKDMRGKGYGRLVWERAMAYLEGRTIGLDGVPEQQPNYARMGFAADYGTARWSGVIDAAHCAGHAETRKACDTDLERIAAFDAAFFPAPRKAFLGAWLAAATSARLIEKDGEIFGYGAARQCRDGSKIGPLFAKTPQAAKALLAGLVADIGSERVDIDVPLIQLGFIAWLEAAGLVRGFETARMYRGTPPALHIAGVFAVTSLELG
- a CDS encoding SDR family oxidoreductase translates to MDKMFSVEGRIIVVTGGLGQLGTQFSKSLAEAGAKVAIYSRRPFSKAQIAEKFPGLEDRIKVYEASVTDKAALQAATDQLIADWGVPHVLVNNAGIDSKPDGAADQNAPFEDYPQKYWDEIIDTNLTGVMLTSQVVGTKMAEKERGSIINVGSMYGMVSPNQALYAYRLERDGVPFVKAVSYAASKSGLLNLTRYLATYWAPKKVRCNIISFGGVKTGSYDKEFIDAFLERVPLGRQAEVDEYNGVIRFLASDASSYMTGSNVVVDGGFTAW